The following DNA comes from Papaver somniferum cultivar HN1 chromosome 4, ASM357369v1, whole genome shotgun sequence.
NNNNNNNNNNNNNNNNNNNNNNNNNNNNNNNNNNNNNNNNNNNNNNNNNNNNNNNNNNNNNNNNNNNNNNNNNNNNNNNNNNNNNNNNNNNNNNNNNNNNNNNNNNNNNNNNNNNNNNNNNNNNNNNNNNNNNNNNNNNNNNNNNNNNNNNNNNNNNNNNNNNNNNNNNNNNNNNNNNNNNNNNNNNNNNNNNNNNNNNNNNNNNNNNNNNNNNNNNNNNNNNNNNNNNNNNNNNNNNNNNNNNNNNNNNNNNNNNNNNNNNNNNNNNNNNNNNNNNNNNNNNNNNNNNNNNNNNNNNNNNNNNNNNNNNNNNNNNNNNNNNNNNNNNNNNNNNNNNNNNNNNNNNNNNNNNNNNNNNNNNNNNNNNNNNNNNNNNNNNNNNNNNNNNNNNNNNNNNNNNNNNNNNNNNNNNNNNNNNNNNNNNNNNNNNNNNNNNNNNNNNNNNNNNNNNNNNNNNNNNNNNNNNNNNNNNNNNNNNNNNNNNNNNNNNNNNNNNNNNNNNNNNNNNNNNNNNNNNNNNNNNNNNNNNNNNNNNNNNNNNNNNNNNNNNNNNNNNNNNNNNNNNNNNNNNNNNNNNNNNNNNNNNNNNNNNNNNNNNNNNNNNNNNNNNNNNNNNNNNNNNNNNNNNNNNNNNNNNNNNNNNNNNNNNNNNNNNNNNNNNNNNNNNNNNNNNNNNNNNNNNNNNNNNNNNNNNNNNNNNNNNNNNNNNNNNNNNNNNNNNNNNNNNNNNNNNNNNNNNNNNNNNNNNNNNNNNNNNNNNNNNNNNNNNNNNNNNNNNNNNNNNNNNNNNNNNNNNNNNNNNNNNNNNNNNNNNNNNNNNNNNNNNNNNNNNNNNNNNNNNNNNNNNNNNNNNNNNNNNNNNNNNNNNNNNNNNNNNNNNNNNNNNNNNNNNNNNNNNNNNNNNNNNNNNNNNNNNNNNNNNNNNNNNNNNNNNNNNNNNNNNNNNNNAAAAAGAGATGCTTCTAAAATAGAGAAGTTATTTGCTCTAATTGTTGTTTGAGACGaacccggatgccctaaatctcTTGGATCAAAAGTGAAATAAAAAGCGTCGGCGAGTTGAATCATTGATGTTCTTGAATAATTCAAAATAACAAACCACATACCAACCAAAATACCTAGAAATAATCACCTTGGAAACGATGACAAAACCACCATAAATGTGAAGACAAGATCGCACAAAAGCGAAGATATAATCGCTCcaaaagtgaagaaaaatatcaagCAACATCAAAActgtaaataaaattaaaatcctacactaaaaccttaaaaaaaataaaacaaattctttGCTTAGATCTAATCCAAAACGGGATAGATATGAGCAAAGGGATGGAGGCTACTtgtgatacaggtgtatccctaCTCCTCTTAGGAACTTAgtaaacctcaagctaagttgagagaAGAATCCTAAATTACAGAAGAAACCTTATTTGggaagaattcctagttaggaagaCTTTTGTTTTAGGCaacactcttagtttaggaaatagattcctaatagaagaccTTATCGGCTGAGTACACACAGACCTAGAGAAAACTACATACAGACCTAGGGATGAAAGTTATAAATAGGGACGTTTTGTTGTTAACTACACACAGACCTAGAGAAAACTTGTATACAAATTTCTGTGTTATTGTCAAAGGAAAGCTTTAGCAAACAGCTTAGGGTTAACTTctatttagagagattgtgagcgcaaaagaaagagaatagtaaatcgttttcttgttcataatctagagaatatATATTTCTTCGAACTACTACATTgagttctgttttctaagtttatgtctattattattctgaattccgcctctataataatagttagcaaggtatagagatcatatgtatcaagttggcatcagaacaaggttagtttctagggTAAATCCCTAAGGTTTATGGTTTTAACTAGATAtctctacataaagcttggtgaggtactcgagaagctagaagacgttaggTGAAAAgatgaggatacccaaatatacctcaatctaaaacttttccacctataagtcatttctccgaaagtgattatctatggactgagtcgagacaatacaactaatcggctcacacttcgtgtgatcgtctatggatacgagatcgagacaatacaacaacgaagtatgtttacttgataagaggttcatacttaacaaaacacaataagattactatcaagtaaataggaattaacgtttgtgtaatttacttctaattataataaaaaataattacggaaatagaaacgtaaaagacacatcaagattttgttaacgagaaaaccgcaaatgcagataaccccgggaccttgtccagagttgaatactcccaggattaagccgctataaaaaatcaaaccaactttgtgttgttgataccaagcaactaaacctataattcacctagaTTCGttcgtattcccacgcctccaacttgtaataagtcacgtacttgggacaattcctttggttcgtattccaaacagtaaaggaacaacaaatttgtttggtatcaactattttcaaccaagtgatgtgagttcgacaaaaggctcttccgtttatctcaataaactcatttgtcaggtccttatatctatctactaacaattaccgaagtaatcgtctagattttgcaatcaatactttgaatcacaaagaaacgtattgatgccgatctactcaactaatcaatccaatctaccacaaggataaactgattatagttggatcctctttaaccgaaacaagtattgtgcacaccaaagattatgaacccaaatcagaaatcttcaaagtcttctttgtcttcaaatcttcttagattttcaataaacacctgaacacaaccaacttgaatctcttgtgatcaatcacgcacataacggagtctgttaactatggattatcataagacgtctttagaactacaaacagtctaaagatccccgtcgaaacttcgatctagtttgagtgaatcttatatcaggagagaagattctcaagcataaacaaaccaggtgcaataaaagttcaacaatcgttagtcaataaaataaatcgaaaactaataataaaccgcaattatctagtttcccaccaacggtgctaatagagcttctcaatcctaaagaagtctttaaactgagcggtcataagagatttcgcataattaggttactttcctctctgaataggcgggtCCACCAgtgacaacacaactaggtagttttgctggggattagtttgctagaaatgcaaactttgatatttatggatcaaggaagtttggacaccaaggaatttctaaaaccgaaaatattctcaagatatgcaatatattccagattcggtttccataattcctggaaatgctttgtccaaacattgactgaaaatctcttagaaaatctccaattagtaaatgcacattaccaattttcattttcaaaaaataaaattaaaaaccttaattaaaagattctcaacttatttttcaatccgggatttttcctttagctattaaggaatatctttgaacaataaaagataagcgttactgcacatgttcaaagtatgtcgacatctttactttgtaagtcctctttcatacttacaatcttgaaaccgattttccatacttccaaacgagtttagaattgattcatctgactttctataactatgtgattgattaagaacactcaatcacaaatcatgggtttcacggttctaccaaaacaagttttggttctacctccatgtgagtattgtgcatagtcacactagttttccaaaaattcggttgactaggtactaggatcggttccccacatacttatggtaactacttgtatttgttgcacatgtccataggatcggttccccttttactaaaaacttgttgcacatgttcataggatcggttcccccatctactaaaaatgtgttgcacctcttacaaggatcgattctcctcttgtgatcggttgcatctcttcataggatcagttccccttttcctatagttggtcataccaaaaacactaaatcgatcataccatcccatgtgattacttaagatcggtttcacgaataaaagtcataccaatacaaaagtcaggccttgtgaatagttttaccaagaacataaacaagtcatgagcggttatactaatcacacatattggtagttcaaaagatatgcaatgaataacaataccaataagcctagcgatttcccatttgattcacgaaacaagttcatgaatttacttcctttaaactaatgtaaaacattgtttcctaggatgaaatcttcacctcatacccatacataatcacaatagcattcaaatggttatgtcgatgtcttatatacgaagttcaaaagataagaattatacttcgtattgtattccttaatattacgtctaactagagtgtaagcattcatgcttcgcagttatgttttcaatatgcacgacttgaaagatacgttagggaatgaaacagttcaagttaaatataACTAACCTCATCCGGATGATgtagtcgttgtagatccttacttcttcacttcttcaagtcttcgcaatacttgtaatgtctcatatcctaatactttcaagataacctatacgaagttgactctagtacataatcaatcgactctttaaatgatttttggttcactaaaatatgacaacgaaacttgacataccaacgcttggtgggttcaaccgagctatgctctaacaatctccccgtttgtcaattttagtgaaaaaaatcttacatcatatggataaacaaattacaagaattcattacacatacgcttgattcccaaattcaacaacacaataacctgtatacattaaATTCAAAAattccgttgttgacattataataacaaatctaatactccccctaaaggtaagataggtagattttatcaatccgcacttctttgttattcctttgtagtccatataactacaagtatcatatgatatgctactccctctatgctttactctttcgttagataaacgtttaagcacacatgtcctttcccttagtgataccaatcaatataaatcaataccagtatcacttgtttaccccatatatttctccccctttttgcaacaaattgacaaaggtacgagcaaataaaggacaaaccaaaaggatcttacaaatctcaagactgacttgcaaacctataagagttaagcacgagggtttcacacaccatttttgataaccaatatcaaaaccgaaactaaaaagtattttttttttttgatatgttaccaatgAAACAaattcccgaagcaattttttctaatagtttagcaaaccaaaaatcgactaagcaccttagttcctttgctaaatcgattgtacaaatgcaatcgcttgttcgataagaccaaaataaagataactctatttttctcatcgggttgtaattatccatataacttagacctttaacttttaaacaagacaagtactaggttagttaactagcattccttattaaggcattcgattagacttgaataaccgaaacctccactttgataagtctaactaagatcaaaactaacttagtttctcttatccggaattgaattggactaaactattcatcccgtaaacctgttctttcgttaagccataaacaattcatacaaaccaaataaatcaaattgcataattattcacctcaaccggaagcaattgaaacaacatacacattaaatcaccgcaattgcaccgaaattttgtaagcctaaacgattgataccaaataataaagcaaggtaacaatagtttttcttaaccggaaacaattgaatcacacacacatccatacacaaataatggaataaaacatcaattgtatcgaaattttgttaagaaaaagcaataaatatacgcaataaactcgagcttttcttaaacaggaaaacaattaactaacaaagtcgttacctcaaatttcacatcctcttctccaatatgtttgcatcttcttccagggagaattgatatcgaaatatcattatgttgtaatctttatgtaaaaaaaaagaatgacaacaagcaacctttaccagataaaggttgaaaaccggttttaactattgcaagcaaaagttgaaaaccggacGCACAAGATACTAATGTACCTTGACAATCCCTATGGATTTCCTTAGATTTTCCAATGTTGCTCTacctaagggtttggtgagaatttCAGCTAGATGATGCTTATACTCTAATTTGATTACACCATTCTCATATAACTCTCTAATAAAGTGATATCTGAtatctatgtgtttagtacgagaatgttcaactgGGTTTTCAGTCAATCGAatagcacttgagttatcacacagTATTCTCGTAGTTGAAATATCAATTCCATAGTCaatgagcatttgtttcatccacaatAGTTAGGTACAACATgtaccagcagcaatatattctgcttcacaggttGACAAGGACTTTGAATTCTGTTTCTTGATATGCCAAGCTATaagattttgaccaacatagaagCAACCACCAGAGGTGCTTTTACGATAttctacacatccttcccaatcagcatctgaataggtAACAAGACTATCGTTCGTATCCATAGAGTATGATAAACCATAATCTAGTGTACCATTAACGTATCTAATGATTCGTTTTACAGATTTGAGATGTGATTCTCTAGGATCTGCTTGAAATGTAGCACAACATCCCACACtaaaagcaatgtctggtcttgttgcagttaTATATAGCAAGCTCCATATCATAGATCTGTATAGTTTCTGAACAACTGATTTTTCTCCTGGATTCGATTGAAGTTTTCCAGTAGTTGGCATCAAAGTTGCCATAGGTGTTTCACTTTTTAGTTTCAACTTTTCAACTAAAtttcttgcatatttttcttgaatattgtctttttgttgttgtatttgtaacccaagaaaatatgataattctCCAACACTACTCATTTTAAATTCTCCACTCATAAGATTCAGGAATTCATCTGTTAGAGATTTTGAGGTGGATCCATAGATGATGTCATATACATATATTTGCGCTACAAGTACatttttcccactccatttggtgaaAACTGTCTTATCAGCACCGCCTCTAGAGAATCCTTTTTGAAGTAAGAAGGATGTCAGtttatcataccaagctcttggagcttgttttagaccatacaaggccttcttaagtttaaagacataatttgggaataatggatcttgAAATCCTTAAGGTTGAGCAACAAATACCTCTTCTTTTAAATCCCCATTCAGAAATGCAgatttaatatccatttgaaaAAATTTTATCTTAAGACAACAAGCATAGGCAAGTAACAGTCTTATTGATTCTAAACGAGCAACAggagcaaaagtttcatcaaaataaataccttcaatttgagaatatccttgagcaacgagcctagctttatttctgacaatcgtCCCAAATTCTTCTGATTTGTTCTTGTAGATCCACTTTGTTCCAACAATGTTTACTCATGTCAGCTTAGGAACAAGTTCCCACTCTTCTTGTATTTTAAACTGATTAAGTTCCTCGTGCATTGAGTTTACCCAAGCAGGTTCACTGAGTACTTCCTCAATGTTTTTCGGCTCTATTGAAGAAATAAAACATGAATATTGACAGACGTTCTGAAGTTCTCTTCGAGTAATAACTCTAGCATTTGCATCTCCAATGATGTCTTCAGAAGATTTTCTTTGATGTACCCATTTAACAGGTTTTTGGACAATATTTACGCTATCATtgggttgttcaacaatactttcattatcGTCTTTATCATCTGTGTCACTAATTGAAGGAACAACTGATGGTTCGAATTCAATCTGTTTTCTTTAATAACAGTTTCATAGGGAGGAAGATTTGCTGCAATGTGATTGTCTTGGAAAAAATCGCTAATGTCATCAATAAACACATTgattgattccatcatgactttggtTCTGAGATTGTATACCCTAAAGGCACGActgtcagaagcatagccaagaaaaattctttcatcacttttggaatcaaattttcctctatgttctctgtctttgagaatatagcatttgcttccgaaaacccttaaatagcttagattgggttttcttccataccataattcaTATGGGGTATTTAGAGTTTTAGATCTTAAATAGACTCTGTTTATAAGATAACAGGTTGTAAATACAGCTTCCCTCCAGAAGGTTAATGGTAGGTTTTAATTATGAAGCATTACTCTTCCTTTTTTTGAATATTTATATTCTTTATCTCAGCTACACCATTCCTGAGGTGTAATAGGAGCAGAGAATTGATGAGTAATTCCAATACTATTACAGCATTCATATACTTTTGTATCCTTGAATTATGTACCACGATCGCTTCTTATCTTCTtaagcttgcgaccttgttcattttgaatTTTATTCACAATAATTTTGAACTACTCAAGAGTGTCATTCTTGTGCTTCAGAAAAGCAACCTATGTGAAACGTGTATAGTCATCTACCATTACTAAAGCATACTTGTTTCCTCCAGCAGATGCTTGTTGGATCAGACcaaaaagatccatatgaataagaCCGAGAGGAGCACGGGCGGCTATGTCTCGGGAAAGtttgtgtggaatttttccttgcttacccttttggcatACACCACAAACCTTCTACTTTAGTGTTAATTTTTGGAACGCCTTTGACAAGTTCACAGTTAATGAGCTTTCCTAGCATTCagtagttgatatgaccaaagcgttcatgccacaaatgagttgactcaaccttagtcaagttacaATATAAATTGGATCTACGTCCTCGAAAAATTACTTTTC
Coding sequences within:
- the LOC113273381 gene encoding uncharacterized protein LOC113273381, which translates into the protein MATLMPTTGKLQSNPGEKSVVQKLYRSMIWSLLYITATRPDIAFSVGCCATFQADPRESHLKSVKRIIRYVNGTLDYGLSYSMDTNDSLVTYSDADWEGCVEYRKSTSGGCFYVGQNLIAWHIKKQNSKSLSTCEAEYIAAGTCCT